From a region of the Nyctibius grandis isolate bNycGra1 chromosome 10, bNycGra1.pri, whole genome shotgun sequence genome:
- the HMCES gene encoding abasic site processing protein HMCES, translated as MCGRTACSLGAENLRRACAYRDRGGRPRQPEWIRAERYRPSYNKGPQSSGPVLLSRRHLHQDADSSERVLMDMRWGLVPSWFKKDDPSKLQFNTSNCRSDTMLKKSSYKGALLKGKRCVVLADGFYEWQQHSGGKQPYFIYFPQAKDAVAEGTEGDEEWRGWRLLTMAGIFDCWEPPAGGETLYTYTIITVDASKDVSFIHHRMPAILDGDEAIRKWLDFAEVPTQEAVKLIQPTENIVFHPVSTFVNSVRNNTPDCLAPIELGATKEVKATPSSKVMLGWLKNSQEGSPQKNENDLPRWKSQFIHSPSPKKTSAGILQQWLGKEGEPAAKKRKA; from the exons atGTGCGGGCGGACGGCCTGTTCCCTGGGGGCCGAGAACCTCCGCCGGGCCTGCGCCTACCGCGACCGCGGGGGCCGGCCCCGGCAGCCCGAGTGGATCCGGGCGGAGAGGTACCGGCCCTCCTACAACAAGGGCCCGCAGTCCAGCGGCCCGGTGCTGCTCTCCCGCCGGCACCTCCACCAG GATGCCGACTCCTCCGAGCGGGTCCTCATGGACATGCGCTGGGGCTTGGTTCCCTCCTGGTTCAAAAAGGACGACCCCTCCAAACTGCAGTTTAACACCTCCAACTGCCGCAGCGATACCATGCTGAAGAAGTCCTCCTACAAG GGTGCTCTCCTCAAGGGCAAGCGCTGCGTGGTCCTGGCAGATGGCTTCTACgagtggcagcagcacagcggGGGGAAGCAGCCCTATTTCATTTACTTCCCCCAGGCCAAGGATGCCGTG GCTGAGGGGACAGAGGGAGACGAGGAATGGAGAGGATGGAGGCTGCTCACCATGGCTGGCATTTTCGACTGCTGGGAGCCGCCGGCGGGAGGAGAAACGCTGTACACTTACACCATCATCACTGTGGATGCATCCAAGGACGTGAGCTTCATCCATCACAG GATGCCAGCCATCCTGGACGGGGATGAGGCCATCAGGAAATGGCTGGACTTTGCTGAAGTGCCAACCCAAGAAGCGGTTAAACTCATCCAGCCCACGGAGAACATCGTTTTCCACCCAGTGTCCACCTTTGTCAACAGCGTCCGTAACAACACACCCGACTGTCTTGCACCCATCGAGCTGGGAGCCACGAAG GAGGTCAAAGCCACCCCAAGCAGCAAAGTGATGCTGGGCTGGTTAAAAAACTCCCAGGAGGGCTCTCCgcagaagaatgaaaatgatTTGCCCAGGTGGAAGAGTCAGTTCATCCACAGCCCTTCGCCCAAGAAAACCAGCGCAGGCATCCTGCAGCagtggctggggaaggagggagagccGGCTGCAAAGAAGCGCAAGGCTTAG
- the LOC137667684 gene encoding histone H2A type 2-B, whose product MSGRGKSGGKARAKAKSRSSRAGLQFPVGRVHRLLRKGNYAERVGAGAPVYLAAVLEYLSAEILELAGNAARDNKKTRIIPRHLQLAIRNDEELNKLLGGVTIAQGGVLPNIQAVLLPKKTQSSKK is encoded by the coding sequence ATGTCGGGCCGGGGGAAGTCCGGCGGCAAGGCGCGGGCTAAGGCCAAGTCGCGCTCGTCGCGGGCCGGGCTGCAGTTCCCCGTAGGCCGGGTGCACCGGCTGCTGCGGAAGGGTAACTACGCGGAGCGGGTGGGCGCCGGGGCGCCGGTGTACCTGGCGGCCGTGCTGGAGTACCTGTCGGCCGAGATCCTGGAGCTGGCGGGCAACGCGGCCCGCGACAACAAGAAGACGCGCATCATCCCGCGGCACCTGCAGCTGGCCATCCGCAACGACGAGGAGCTCAACAAGCTGCTGGGCGGCGTGACCATCGCCCAGGGCGGTGTCCTGCCCAACATCCAGGCCGTGCTGCTGCCCAAGAAGACGCAGAGCTCCAAGAAGTGA
- the H1-10 gene encoding histone H1.10, translated as MSVELEEADLPLTEAEEAPLSPEKKAAAKKAKGGGGSSLSPSKKKKNNKKKNQPGKYSQLVVETIRKLGERNGSSLAKIYNEAKKVAWFDQQNGRTYLKYSIKALVQNDTLLQVKGTGANGSFKLNRKKLEGGGDGGAGSSAHKSHKKATASTSRRAEKKPAAKSKKPEKKSHKKGAGGAAAKKDKGKAKKATKKGAASPGGKKVKKSAKPKALKSRKA; from the coding sequence ATGTCGGTGGAGCTCGAAGAAGCAGATTTGCCCCTGACCGAGGCGGAGGAGGCGCCGCTCTCTCCAGAGAAGAAAGCGGCCGCTAAGAAGGCGaaaggcggcggcggctcctcgtTGTCGCCGTcgaagaagaaaaagaacaacaaaaaaaagaaccagcCGGGCAAATACAGCCAGCTGGTGGTGGAGACGATCCGCAAGCTGGGCGAGCGCAATGGCTCCTCGCTGGCCAAGATCTACAACGAGGCCAAGAAGGTGGCCTGGTTCGACCAGCAGAACGGCAGGACCTACCTGAAGTACTCCATCAAAGCGCTGGTGCAGAACGACACGCTGCTCCAGGTCAAGGGCACCGGCGCCAACGGCTCCTTCAAGCTCAACAGGAAGAAGCTGGAAGGCGGTGGCGACGGGGGCGCGGGCAGCAGCGCCCACAAGTCCCACAAGAAGGCGACGGCCTCCACGTCCCGGCGGGCGGAGAAGAAGCCGGCGGCCAAGAGCAAGAAGCCGGAGAAGAAATCCCACAAGAAGGgagcgggcggcgcggcggcgaaGAAGGATAAGGGCaaagccaagaaggccaccaagAAGGGGGCCGCGTCCCCCGGGGGCAAGAAGGTGAAGAAGTCCGCAAAGCCCAAGGCACTCAAGAGCAGGAAGGCATGA
- the RAB7A gene encoding ras-related protein Rab-7a isoform X2 — MYCCKSPFLQRVGKTSLMNQYVNKKFSNQYKATIGADFLTKEVMVDDRLVTMQIWDTAGQERFQSLGVAFYRGADCCVLVFDVTAPNTFKTLDSWRDEFLIQASPRDPENFPFVVLGNKIDLENRQVTTKRAQAWCYSKNNIPYFETSAKEAINVEQAFQTIARNALKQETEVELYNEFPEPIKLDKNDRVKASAESCSC; from the exons ATGTATTGCTGTAAAAGCCCCTTCTTGCAGAG GGTGGGAAAGACATCGCTCATGAACCAGTATGTGAACAAAAAATTCAGTAACCAGTACAAGGCTACGATAGGCGCAGACTTCCTGACAAAAGAGGTCATGGTGGATGACAGGCTAGTGACAATGCAG ATATGGGATACAGCAGGACAAGAACGATTTCAGTCTCTGGGAGTTGCCTTCTACAGGGGAGCAGACTGCTGTGTGCTGGTGTTTGATGTCACAGCCCCTAACACATTCAAAACCCTAGACAGCTGGAGGGACGAATTCCTCATTCAGGCCAGTCCAAGGGATCCTGAGAACTTTCCTTTTGTTGTGCTGGGAAACAAGATTGACCTAGAAAACAGACAA GTTACCACAAAACGGGCACAAGCCTGGTGCTACAGTAAAAACAACATCCCCTACTTTGAAACCAGTGCCAAGGAGGCCATTAATGTGGAACAAGCTTTCCAGACGATTGCACGAAATGCACTTAAACAG GAAACCGAAGTGGAGCTTTACAATGAATTCCCTGAACCCATCAAACTAGACAAGAATGACCGAGTGAAGGCTTCTGCggagagctgcagctgctga
- the RAB7A gene encoding ras-related protein Rab-7a isoform X1 — translation MTSRKKVLLKVIILGDSGVGKTSLMNQYVNKKFSNQYKATIGADFLTKEVMVDDRLVTMQIWDTAGQERFQSLGVAFYRGADCCVLVFDVTAPNTFKTLDSWRDEFLIQASPRDPENFPFVVLGNKIDLENRQVTTKRAQAWCYSKNNIPYFETSAKEAINVEQAFQTIARNALKQETEVELYNEFPEPIKLDKNDRVKASAESCSC, via the exons GGTGGGAAAGACATCGCTCATGAACCAGTATGTGAACAAAAAATTCAGTAACCAGTACAAGGCTACGATAGGCGCAGACTTCCTGACAAAAGAGGTCATGGTGGATGACAGGCTAGTGACAATGCAG ATATGGGATACAGCAGGACAAGAACGATTTCAGTCTCTGGGAGTTGCCTTCTACAGGGGAGCAGACTGCTGTGTGCTGGTGTTTGATGTCACAGCCCCTAACACATTCAAAACCCTAGACAGCTGGAGGGACGAATTCCTCATTCAGGCCAGTCCAAGGGATCCTGAGAACTTTCCTTTTGTTGTGCTGGGAAACAAGATTGACCTAGAAAACAGACAA GTTACCACAAAACGGGCACAAGCCTGGTGCTACAGTAAAAACAACATCCCCTACTTTGAAACCAGTGCCAAGGAGGCCATTAATGTGGAACAAGCTTTCCAGACGATTGCACGAAATGCACTTAAACAG GAAACCGAAGTGGAGCTTTACAATGAATTCCCTGAACCCATCAAACTAGACAAGAATGACCGAGTGAAGGCTTCTGCggagagctgcagctgctga